In a single window of the Raphanus sativus cultivar WK10039 chromosome 9, ASM80110v3, whole genome shotgun sequence genome:
- the LOC108824789 gene encoding uncharacterized protein LOC108824789, with product MCKGFGSTLTGPALQRYINLSIKSIKSFADLSDQFVEQFASSRNLEKNSDDLYEVLQHRSEPLRSYIAPFYQEKVAIPECNADTAISAFKRGLLLEGELYKDLTKYKGRSMEDVLSRAWAQVR from the coding sequence atgtgTAAAGGATTCGGGTCTACTCTGACCGGTCCTGCTCTCCAAAGGTACATCAATCTCTCAATCAAGTCCATCAAGTCCTTTGCGGACCTTAGTGATCAATTCGTGGAGCAATTCGCCAGCAGCCGCAACTTAGAGAAGAACTCAGACGATCTTTATGAGGTCCTTCAACACAGGAGCGAGCCCTTGCGCTCATACATAGCACCTTTCTACCAGGAGAAGGTGGCTATTCCCGAATGTAACGCTGATACGGCCATCTCGGCCTTCAAGAGAGGCCTACTCCTGGAAGGAGAACTCTACAAAGACCTAACAAAGTATAAGGGAAGGTCAATGGAAGACGTACTATCTCGAGCTTGGGCCCAAGTGAGATGA